One Hylaeus volcanicus isolate JK05 chromosome 8, UHH_iyHylVolc1.0_haploid, whole genome shotgun sequence genomic window, tcggacaatgataaataaaacggCCTCAGCGAGTGCTTCACTCCCtataaattagaaatgtatttcaaacaacgaataaaaatgtacacacCGTAGTGTATATCGAATTATACATCTTGTAAATACATAGTTTATTTATCATTActcaagaaattttttaaaggcGAGCAGGATGAACAATGAATCCTTATTATTACTATCTAATGTTTGCGAGGTTTGTTAATCGCcatatatgaaatttaatgatcTGGCACTCTTTTTGTTCACAAACAGGgagcaattttaatattcgaatattttacaatttcactGAGTTGTAATACCTATTTCACCTAATTTTATGCAATGCTTATCGTActatttaattgtttcaacgtggaaaattcaaaacaatgactattttcataaacaattCAGCATCCAGGGCCAATCGATTGTCTGATAGGCGATTACttaaattttgcatttattagtcaacaaataaacaattactgTGTTTTTTTCATATTGAAAATCTTTCTACAATAGTAtttcttaacacattcgcgaccgatagattttttacgtttctaataccgagttctgacgaaaataagaaaattctgaagctggacatcgcgaatttgtatcgttagggcggagataaaaattacaaaatatgttttgaaatatcaaggttgtaaatatgtagtgtataaaataaaaaggtttttcataagataaaaagaatagaatttgaagttacctgaattcacgtcagctgTCGTGAATGTATCAATGTTATAATGAAacgagccgttcattgcacaaatcgattgactccataaaacaaaaagttaaggAATCCGATGAAatgatttacaaataataataataatgcgatgtaataatgtttgtcGTTCAATGGTGTTAATCTCTATTATTCACGAAAgttatgactagactgcggatctttatgcaaaataaaatcttcgcgaacgtgcctacaaaagttgaacctaaataggaatttattctattcagcaaatattataacatgaactttactttaaatcttttttatattcttgcatattgtttgcattttgtagtttcttgcacattcaaatttcctttaaatgcatacatatccgcagtctagttacgACTAtgccaagtgctttgacacttgaATTTCAGATTTGctaaaaagtggagttaatcgatttgtccagtgaacggctcaaataTCATAATGAAGTATCCATTCGAATATTTAAGTTACTCACTGTAATTAATCTAAAAATTGTCCATACATTTGTTCACGTTATGTTACATCGACTCCTGCAACGATTTTGCAATGATCTCTTGCTCTTCTTCGGTGAAACCgcttttattaagaaaatcgCCAACGTTCGACGCGTGTCTTTCCAACAATAGTCTCCTCTCTTCTTTAACGTGTTCCATGTAAATCATCTCGCGTCTTCTTCGTTCCTCGGCGTCCATCTTCATGTTGATGATTTCTTCGTCGCGAATCTGGCGTCTTTTCTCGATCAACCGAACCAAGTCCTCCCTATACTGTAACTGCATTCTTCGTTTAGCCTCCGCGGTGAGTCTGGCAGTTCTCTCGTCCTCCATAATCTTCTTCATGATTTCTTCCGCGAATGCTCTATCCTGCTCTAGGTATCGCAATTTACATTGTTCCGTGAAAACGATCTGTTCCTCCAAATTAGCTGCCAGTTCTTCCCTCATCTTTTCCCTCTTAACGATCTCCTCTTTCTCCTTCAGCAACAGTTCACATTTTACGTCCTCGGTTATCAATTCAGCGATCAGCCTCTCCTTTTCCCGCTTCAAAATCTCCGCGTTCGTCAACGCGCTCGCAAGTTCGGCAATTATTCGTTCCCTGTCTTGCGTTCGTGTTTCGCGAAGTCTCTTGGCCTCCTGCCTTCGGCGATCGATCTCTTCCCAATATTTTTCGCACTCGAGAAGCTTCTTCGCTTCAGCCTCCATTTCCTCCTCGCAACGGATGTCCTTCATCtcctgaaaaattaaacgctCCCTTTTCATGATCTCCATCAGTTCCTCCTTCGCCTCTTTCGCCTTAAACTTTTCGCGTTGTTCCCTTATTCGATCGACTTCCGTTAAGACTTCCCTTTCCCTTCGCGCTTCCTCCGCCATGATACacctctcttcttctttccgCGTTATCTGCTCGGTCAGCTGTCTCCTATAATCTTCGGCATTTTTAAGCTCTTCGGATCTTCGACGATGATCGCACGCCACAGCCGCCTGCTGTTCGAGCCGCGTCACTTTCGCAGCGTGTTGTTTTCGTACGTTCTCGATGTATCGCTCGGTCTCCCTTTCCGCGAACTGTGCCCGAAGTTCCTTGGCGACGTACGCCCGTCGCAATTTCGCTTCGAGTTCCACGATCTCGTCGTAGGATTCTCGATTGCGACTGCTTCGTCTCAGCTTCGCGATTGGACCGGCCATCGTTTTGGTAGCCCCTGACTCTAACCGTTCGCCATTTGGTTCTCCGTCCATGTTCGGTTCTCGTCGAAGGCGTGGAGCCGTGGATCGCAAGAATTCTTCGGGATCGCGGGCGATTATTATCGGTAATTAGCAagtgcaaatttttaatagatacGAGTTTCGCTACACCAAGTTTCAGATAGCGAGTGGAGGACTCGCAGCGACCAGTGTTGGTATGTTTCTTGTTTTCAAGGAATTTAAAACAGGTACGTTTAATAGAAGAGAGTGCTAAGTAggagaagaaattgttttgttctaGGCTGTTGGCAGAGTTGTTGGTGAGGCCAACCGCCTCGGACGCAATTGTGGGCCTTTTTCTTGGAGTTTCCCTTGAGTATCTTTCGTGGTACTTGGTTATGGAATTCCCTATTatctgtatataattttagcGAAGATTTAGAAAACGATGTCGAAGATGAACTGATTTCTT contains:
- the LOC128880827 gene encoding meiosis-specific nuclear structural protein 1-like, giving the protein MDGEPNGERLESGATKTMAGPIAKLRRSSRNRESYDEIVELEAKLRRAYVAKELRAQFAERETERYIENVRKQHAAKVTRLEQQAAVACDHRRRSEELKNAEDYRRQLTEQITRKEEERCIMAEEARREREVLTEVDRIREQREKFKAKEAKEELMEIMKRERLIFQEMKDIRCEEEMEAEAKKLLECEKYWEEIDRRRQEAKRLRETRTQDRERIIAELASALTNAEILKREKERLIAELITEDVKCELLLKEKEEIVKREKMREELAANLEEQIVFTEQCKLRYLEQDRAFAEEIMKKIMEDERTARLTAEAKRRMQLQYREDLVRLIEKRRQIRDEEIINMKMDAEERRRREMIYMEHVKEERRLLLERHASNVGDFLNKSGFTEEEQEIIAKSLQESM